The nucleotide window GGCAAGGTACCGCAAAGACGCCCAAGTCCAGACTCTCCCTGGCGCTCGTGCCGAGGAGAAACGCGTCCTCCTGAACCTCGCCCGCTACGGCACCCCGTACGCGCCCGAGGACGACGTTCCCGCGCCGCCGGCACCTTCCCCCGCCGGCTTCCCTCCCACCCCATCGACCACCCCCACCCTCCCCACGAAGACCTTCTCCGAAGTCGTCAGCGAATACCGCTCCACCTTCATGCTGACCGACCTCAAGGTCACCACCCGCCGAGGCTACGCGCTCGTCCTCGACCGCCACCTCCTCCCGACCTTCGGCGAGCTCCCGCTTGCCCAGGTCGACGGAGCCGCGGCTGCCGAGCTCGACCTCGCGCTCTCCAAGCAGGACCGCGCCCGCGCCACGCGAAACAACGTGCAGATCGTCCTCCGATCCGTGCTGCGTTTCGCGACGACCCGCGGCTACCTCGCGGGCTTGCCCCCCGCGTTACCTCGGCTCAAAGCCGCGGAAAAGAGCATCCTCGAAATCCCCTCCGAAAGGGACATCGACACGATTCTCGCCTCCGCGGTCCCGTCCCAGCGCCTCGCGTTCGCGCTCATGGCGCACGCCGGCCTTCGCCCCAACGAAGTCCGCGCGTTACGTCGGCGCGACGTGCTCCTCCCCGGGACAAACCACGCAGCCGAAGGCGGCTTCCTCAGCGTGCGCGAAGGCCGCTCCTACGGCCAATCACACACGCCGAAGACCGGGCAACGCGAGATTCCCATCACGGCCCCGCTCGCGCGGCTCCTCGAGCACGTGGAGCACGGGCCGAAGGATGGGCGCGTCGCGCTCAATCAGCAGGGCAAGCCGTGGGGGCAGT belongs to Polyangium spumosum and includes:
- a CDS encoding tyrosine-type recombinase/integrase, translating into MLTDLKVTTRRGYALVLDRHLLPTFGELPLAQVDGAAAAELDLALSKQDRARATRNNVQIVLRSVLRFATTRGYLAGLPPALPRLKAAEKSILEIPSERDIDTILASAVPSQRLAFALMAHAGLRPNEVRALRRRDVLLPGTNHAAEGGFLSVREGRSYGQSHTPKTGQREIPITAPLARLLEHVEHGPKDGRVALNQQGKPWGQYGLTQAFERVRDRAGLGGWSVYGLRHFAITSWLRAGKRNLLVYLFRCQPDG